Below is a window of Myxococcus xanthus DNA.
AAGTGACACGGCGGTTCCATTCCCGCTCGGGCACGGATAAACGCACGAAGCGGGACACCGAGATCAGGAGCCAGCCATGGGAATGATGAAGTTCGATATCCCCCACTCCCTCCCCAAGGAGGAGGTCAAGCAGCGCGTCGATCAGCTGCTCCAGTACTGGGGCGGCAAGTACGGCGTGAAGGCGGACTGGCAGGGGGAAGGCGCGAAAATCGTCGGCAAGGTGATGGGCATCCAAATGGACGCCTCGTTCGTCATCACCGACAAGGCCGTC
It encodes the following:
- a CDS encoding polyhydroxyalkanoic acid system family protein, with amino-acid sequence MGMMKFDIPHSLPKEEVKQRVDQLLQYWGGKYGVKADWQGEGAKIVGKVMGIQMDASFVITDKAVEGEGTDPGMLLRGQAKSYLQKKFGSVLDPSKSLDQVKSSLD